A stretch of Halichondria panicea chromosome 1, odHalPani1.1, whole genome shotgun sequence DNA encodes these proteins:
- the LOC135352118 gene encoding probable serine/threonine-protein kinase DDB_G0271538: MSDYLTIADLKKLYLVTFNARIKWRNILLILDVPSDTIDSIGTKWRDNPDECYREGLKEWLKGEERRWEDVVKALSSPIVGHVDIANTIEKDHLQSTDASNPTDVKSEVDQNRQKINDDLTVFLDEPLGKGAFGAVFKGSYRGEICAVKLLIYEAVEMQTGFPAGKSEESSKAFDRECEYLQSLQHPNVVLYLSTTKHPKSGGTILVVELMDCNLRSYFSGLGEESITSECEISLSKDMACGLAYIHSKKIIHRDLCGDNVLLKLTRPVPVAKISDFGMSRLYDPSKLSHTLTAVGHRMGYLPLEAIRLDKDNYDNSLDVFSLGAIMVQIVCKLKTIKSVEDRSFHVAQIPHKHRLRKLIDSCLQEDMRRRPSARDICESMISILCVLRFS; the protein is encoded by the exons atgtctgactatctcacaatagcagatctaaagAAATTGTACCTCGTCACGTTTAATGCTCGAATTAAGTGGCGAAACATCTTGCTTATTCTTGACGTACCCTCGGATACCATCGACAGTATTGGTACGAAATGGCGAGACAATCCTGATGAatgctatcgtgagggtttgaaagaatggctgaaaggtGAAGAGAGACGCTGGGAAGATGTTGTCAAAGCTTTGTCCAGTCCCATTGTGGGCCACGTTGACATAGCTAATaccatcgagaaagatcatctacagtctactgatgcaagcaatcctactgatgtgaagtcagagg TTGACCAAAACCGCCAGAAGATCAACGATGATTTAACTGTTTTCTTAGACGAACCTctcggtaaaggtgcatttggagcagtcttcaaaggcagctacaggGGCGAGATTTGTGCAGTCAAACTTCTGATTTACGAGGCTGTAGAAATGCAGACAGGTTTCCCAGCCGGTAAAAGTGAAGAATCTAGCAAAGCATTTGATCGTGAGTGTGAGTATCTCCAGTCActccagcacccaaacgttgttcTGTATTTGTCGACTACTAAGCATCCCAAATCAGGtggtacaatcctcgttgttgagctgatggattgcaatctgagatcctatttctccgGCCTTGGTGAAGAGTCTatcactagcgaatgtgaaattagcctgtccaaagacatggcttgtggtctggcctacattcacagcaagaagattatccaccgtgacctctgtggcgataacGTTTTGCTGAAGCTTACACGACCAGTGCCTGTCGCAAAGATatccgactttggcatgtcacggctatacgatccctccaagcttagccacaccctcacggccgttggtcaccgtatggggtatctacctctcgaggctattcgattggaCAAGGATAATTACGATAATAGCTTGGATGTGTTCTCTCTTGGGGCGATTATGGTacagattgtttgcaagctgaagacgatcaaatctgtggaagatcgatcattccatgttgcccagataCCTCACAaacacaggttgaggaagcttatcgacagttgtttgcaagaagacatgaggaggagaccatctgccagggacatctgtgagtcaatgataagtatattatgtgttttacgtTTCAGCTAA
- the LOC135352066 gene encoding uncharacterized protein LOC135352066 isoform X2, translating into MCKNCFYSYNRYTKLHDKLQENIRKAADVLELQLPLPKKRKLDSSLSWQTTRAQPSGSSTQSPEVAIKVCYKTPKTFLLTPSRKHIGKAIARKSRKKVAMEALKDPTTRKYLLKMVGIELAKEVKCMSSESANSILQSQNPDDLRQFSWEMLLNELSMFAPVLRQLLDLATNTRVRRSNTDAVIGMCAAILINHRNPKMNLVQRSNALVLYAGHSSKQVYQRLQRLNVTVSHSSVIRMLDKVGEGFDAQVKEWRDRLVSTLDSGNEIRAPWITCENDDIDRPTASTSDDSDTDSDSDSSWKNYSPITSGSEDEGDDDLRSNSSSSDVSNFDSSDEEDTPSNLPTSGPLHQGSTSNAPQTGNMAGVTSNKHTKQQDHPTMYHLVGDNVDKGIKQRYMRVGTSKPDDIHYFHSYAVGDRIDFMNLSDQVIPTLQQNSEQVAVSLLPTSDDDLALRNNMCILMSRILYENMGFFNLAFDGVVDWHIKHQFYDEMSTKSKVHPLGILPKDENKTEHMIDIMSDLQQYVPMVEMVKDFYIPTIARTVPVVTARAYLLHFAGDQKTAARARGAQKAKVNEVSPSGQLVGLVPVATDWHTKVILLNVIWKFFYSYNSSGDHGTLYQIRNKLNRTNVVKSPKKDVNACEDFIEIVTDSLVVVAALATFQLKSANDTPVESFLPTDIWTLSDSERRECLIKLCEKVYDKFVHFSYNTSVRVLTGDDQVCEYSVQLLRLGCFYMEFKDAIREGDGERVLRCWKYMIPIFSASGNRNYACEAANLLLQHKYTLSPRLSAQLMWSRFVNTTGRPGKNIPVDLHMEHLNKIAKGAIRFQGSNRSIKAIKRIGRAIGTLSPMLDNFDSVNHVTTTSSRQRKPNSQKDIHVVVNELVESQSFVIIRKGRKHRKFSHPKDVLNGKEKKTIVDWLMSKLPTSF; encoded by the exons ATGTGCAAGAATTGCTTCTATTCTTACAATAGGTACACCAAACTTCATGACAAACTCCAAGAAAACATTAGAAAGGCCGCTGATGTTTTGGAACTACAACTCCCACTGCCAAAGAAACGTAAGCTTGATAGTTCACTGTCTTGGCAAACAACTAGGGCTCAGCCATCAGGATCTAGCACCCAGTCCCCTGAAGTTGCG ATTAAAGTGTGTTACAAAACTCCAAAAACATTCCTGCTCACTCCTAGCCGAAAACACATAGGAAAAGCTATTGCTCGTAAAAGCAGAAAAAAAGTTGCTATGGAGGCCTTAAAAGACCCAACCACCAGAAAATACTTATTGAAGATGGTCGGGATAGAATTGGCCAAAGAAGTGAAATGTATGTCATCAGAGAGTGCTAACTCTATCTTGCAGAGCCAGAATCCTGATGACCTTAGACAATTCAGCTGGGAAATGCTACTGAACGAGCTCTCTATGTTTGCCCCTGTGTTGAGACAACTCCTGGATTTAGCCACTAACACCAGAGTCCGCCGTTCCAACACTGATGCTGTCATTGGGATGTGTGCAGCCATCCTTATCAACCATCGCAATCCAAAGATGAATTTGGTCCAACGAAGCAATGCCCTGGTTCTGTATGCTGGTCACAGCTCAAAGCAG GTCTATCAGCGACTACAGAGGTTAAATGTGACTGTATCACACTCTTCTGTGATTCGAATGCTAGACAAAGTTGGCGAAGGGTTTGATGCTCAGGTTAAGGAATGGAGAGATCGCCTTGTATCCACACTGGACAGTGGCAATGAAATT AGAGCCCCCTGGATCACTTGTGAGAATGACGATATTGATCGGCCCACAGCATCCACCAGTGATGATTCGGACACGGACTCAGATTCTGACTCATCGTGGAAGAATTACTCACCCATCACCTCTGGGTCAGAAGACGAAGGTGATGATGATCTCAGGAGCAACTCCTCTTCAAGTGATGTGAGTAATTTTGACAGCAGTGATGAAGAAGATACTCCAAGTAACCTTCCTACTTCTGGACCTCTTCACCAGGGCTCAACTTCTAACGCACCACAAACTGGAAATATGGCAGGCGTCACATCCAATAAACACACTAAGCAGCAag ATCATCCAACAATGTACCATTTGGTTGGTGATAATGTGGACAAAGGAATAAAACAGCGGTATATGAGAGTTGGTACCAGTAAGCCGGATGATATTCACTACTTCCACTCCTATGCTGTCGGTGACCGAATTGACTTCATGAATCTCAGTGACCAAGTTATTCCGACTCTACAGCAAAATTCTGAACAAGTTGCTGTTTCCTTATTACCAACATCTGACGATGATCTCGCTCTTCGTAACAACATGTGTATTCTCATGTCCAGAATCCTCTACGAAAACATGGGATTCTTCAATCTAGCTTTTGATGGTGTCGTAGATTGGCACATCAAGCATCAATTCTATGACGAGATGTCAACAAAGTCAAAAGTG CACCCTCTCGGAATTCTACCTAAAGACGAAAACAAAACCGAGCACATGATTGACATAATGTCTGATTTACAGCAATATGTTCCTATGGTGGAGATGGTCAAGGACTTCTATATTCCAACTATAGCCAGGACTGTGCCAGTGGTGACTGCTCGAGCTTATCTCTTACACTTTGCAGGGGACCAAAAGACTGCGGCTAGGGCGAGAGGAGCACAGAAGGCCAAAGTGAATGAAGTGTCTCCTTCCGGCCAACTGGTTGGATTAGTCCCTGTTGCAACTGATTGGCACACAAAAGTGATATTGTTGAAT GTTATCTGGAAGTTTTTCTACTCTTACAATTCATCAGGAGACCATGGTACACTCTACCAGATCCGCAACAAGCTGAATCGCACAAATGTGGTGAAGAGTCCCAAAAAAGATGTCAATGCCTGTGAAGACTTCATTGAGATAGTGACTGACAGTCTTGTTGTTGTTGCCGCTCTTGCTACCTTTCAACTAAAGTCTGCAAATGACACCCCTGTTGAATCCTTCCTTCCGACGGATATTTGGACTCTGTCTGACAGTGAGAGACGCGAGTGCTTGATAAAGCTCTGTGAAAAGGTCTATGACAAATTCGTGCATTTCAGCTACAACACGAGTGTGAGAGTGTTAACAGGTGATGATCAAGTGTGTGAGTACTCAGTGCAGCTGTTGCGTCTTGGATGCTTCTACATGGAGTTCAAAGATGCTATTAGGGAAGGTGATGGTGAGCGTGTGTTGAGGTGCTGGAAGTACATGATACCCATATTTTCGGCTTCTGGGAACAGGAACTACGCTTGCGAGGCAGCAAACCTCCTTTTACAACACAAGTACACACTTTCCCCTAGATTGTCAGCACAGCTTATGTGGAGTCGTTTTGTGAATACCACTGGCCGACCTGGGAAGAACATTCCTGTAGACCTACACATGGAGCACCTAAATAAGATAGCTAAAGGCGCTATTCGATTTCAGGGCTCCAATCGATCAATAAAAGCGATTAAACGAATTGGCAGAGCAATTGGGACACTTTCTCCAATGCTTGACAACTTTGACTCTGTCAACCATGTTACTACTACATCCAGCAGACAAAGAAAGCCTAATTCACAGAAGGACATCCATGTGGTAGTCAATGAACTTGTAGAAAGTCAATCATTTGTTATAATACGCAAGGGAAGAAAGCATCGTAAATTTTCCCATCCAAAGGATGTTTTGAATGGCAAAGAGAAGAAAACAATCGTTGACTGGCTTATGAGTAAATTGCCTACCTCCTTTTGA
- the LOC135352066 gene encoding uncharacterized protein LOC135352066 isoform X1, producing the protein MCKNCFYSYNRYTKLHDKLQENIRKAADVLELQLPLPKKRKLDSSLSWQTTRAQPSGSSTQSPEVAIKVCYKTPKTFLLTPSRKHIGKAIARKSRKKVAMEALKDPTTRKYLLKMVGIELAKEVKCMSSESANSILQSQNPDDLRQFSWEMLLNELSMFAPVLRQLLDLATNTRVRRSNTDAVIGMCAAILINHRNPKMNLVQRSNALVLYAGHSSKQVYQRLQRLNVTVSHSSVIRMLDKVGEGFDAQVKEWRDRLVSTLDSGNEIQIQRAPWITCENDDIDRPTASTSDDSDTDSDSDSSWKNYSPITSGSEDEGDDDLRSNSSSSDVSNFDSSDEEDTPSNLPTSGPLHQGSTSNAPQTGNMAGVTSNKHTKQQDHPTMYHLVGDNVDKGIKQRYMRVGTSKPDDIHYFHSYAVGDRIDFMNLSDQVIPTLQQNSEQVAVSLLPTSDDDLALRNNMCILMSRILYENMGFFNLAFDGVVDWHIKHQFYDEMSTKSKVHPLGILPKDENKTEHMIDIMSDLQQYVPMVEMVKDFYIPTIARTVPVVTARAYLLHFAGDQKTAARARGAQKAKVNEVSPSGQLVGLVPVATDWHTKVILLNVIWKFFYSYNSSGDHGTLYQIRNKLNRTNVVKSPKKDVNACEDFIEIVTDSLVVVAALATFQLKSANDTPVESFLPTDIWTLSDSERRECLIKLCEKVYDKFVHFSYNTSVRVLTGDDQVCEYSVQLLRLGCFYMEFKDAIREGDGERVLRCWKYMIPIFSASGNRNYACEAANLLLQHKYTLSPRLSAQLMWSRFVNTTGRPGKNIPVDLHMEHLNKIAKGAIRFQGSNRSIKAIKRIGRAIGTLSPMLDNFDSVNHVTTTSSRQRKPNSQKDIHVVVNELVESQSFVIIRKGRKHRKFSHPKDVLNGKEKKTIVDWLMSKLPTSF; encoded by the exons ATGTGCAAGAATTGCTTCTATTCTTACAATAGGTACACCAAACTTCATGACAAACTCCAAGAAAACATTAGAAAGGCCGCTGATGTTTTGGAACTACAACTCCCACTGCCAAAGAAACGTAAGCTTGATAGTTCACTGTCTTGGCAAACAACTAGGGCTCAGCCATCAGGATCTAGCACCCAGTCCCCTGAAGTTGCG ATTAAAGTGTGTTACAAAACTCCAAAAACATTCCTGCTCACTCCTAGCCGAAAACACATAGGAAAAGCTATTGCTCGTAAAAGCAGAAAAAAAGTTGCTATGGAGGCCTTAAAAGACCCAACCACCAGAAAATACTTATTGAAGATGGTCGGGATAGAATTGGCCAAAGAAGTGAAATGTATGTCATCAGAGAGTGCTAACTCTATCTTGCAGAGCCAGAATCCTGATGACCTTAGACAATTCAGCTGGGAAATGCTACTGAACGAGCTCTCTATGTTTGCCCCTGTGTTGAGACAACTCCTGGATTTAGCCACTAACACCAGAGTCCGCCGTTCCAACACTGATGCTGTCATTGGGATGTGTGCAGCCATCCTTATCAACCATCGCAATCCAAAGATGAATTTGGTCCAACGAAGCAATGCCCTGGTTCTGTATGCTGGTCACAGCTCAAAGCAG GTCTATCAGCGACTACAGAGGTTAAATGTGACTGTATCACACTCTTCTGTGATTCGAATGCTAGACAAAGTTGGCGAAGGGTTTGATGCTCAGGTTAAGGAATGGAGAGATCGCCTTGTATCCACACTGGACAGTGGCAATGAAATT CAAATTCAGAGAGCCCCCTGGATCACTTGTGAGAATGACGATATTGATCGGCCCACAGCATCCACCAGTGATGATTCGGACACGGACTCAGATTCTGACTCATCGTGGAAGAATTACTCACCCATCACCTCTGGGTCAGAAGACGAAGGTGATGATGATCTCAGGAGCAACTCCTCTTCAAGTGATGTGAGTAATTTTGACAGCAGTGATGAAGAAGATACTCCAAGTAACCTTCCTACTTCTGGACCTCTTCACCAGGGCTCAACTTCTAACGCACCACAAACTGGAAATATGGCAGGCGTCACATCCAATAAACACACTAAGCAGCAag ATCATCCAACAATGTACCATTTGGTTGGTGATAATGTGGACAAAGGAATAAAACAGCGGTATATGAGAGTTGGTACCAGTAAGCCGGATGATATTCACTACTTCCACTCCTATGCTGTCGGTGACCGAATTGACTTCATGAATCTCAGTGACCAAGTTATTCCGACTCTACAGCAAAATTCTGAACAAGTTGCTGTTTCCTTATTACCAACATCTGACGATGATCTCGCTCTTCGTAACAACATGTGTATTCTCATGTCCAGAATCCTCTACGAAAACATGGGATTCTTCAATCTAGCTTTTGATGGTGTCGTAGATTGGCACATCAAGCATCAATTCTATGACGAGATGTCAACAAAGTCAAAAGTG CACCCTCTCGGAATTCTACCTAAAGACGAAAACAAAACCGAGCACATGATTGACATAATGTCTGATTTACAGCAATATGTTCCTATGGTGGAGATGGTCAAGGACTTCTATATTCCAACTATAGCCAGGACTGTGCCAGTGGTGACTGCTCGAGCTTATCTCTTACACTTTGCAGGGGACCAAAAGACTGCGGCTAGGGCGAGAGGAGCACAGAAGGCCAAAGTGAATGAAGTGTCTCCTTCCGGCCAACTGGTTGGATTAGTCCCTGTTGCAACTGATTGGCACACAAAAGTGATATTGTTGAAT GTTATCTGGAAGTTTTTCTACTCTTACAATTCATCAGGAGACCATGGTACACTCTACCAGATCCGCAACAAGCTGAATCGCACAAATGTGGTGAAGAGTCCCAAAAAAGATGTCAATGCCTGTGAAGACTTCATTGAGATAGTGACTGACAGTCTTGTTGTTGTTGCCGCTCTTGCTACCTTTCAACTAAAGTCTGCAAATGACACCCCTGTTGAATCCTTCCTTCCGACGGATATTTGGACTCTGTCTGACAGTGAGAGACGCGAGTGCTTGATAAAGCTCTGTGAAAAGGTCTATGACAAATTCGTGCATTTCAGCTACAACACGAGTGTGAGAGTGTTAACAGGTGATGATCAAGTGTGTGAGTACTCAGTGCAGCTGTTGCGTCTTGGATGCTTCTACATGGAGTTCAAAGATGCTATTAGGGAAGGTGATGGTGAGCGTGTGTTGAGGTGCTGGAAGTACATGATACCCATATTTTCGGCTTCTGGGAACAGGAACTACGCTTGCGAGGCAGCAAACCTCCTTTTACAACACAAGTACACACTTTCCCCTAGATTGTCAGCACAGCTTATGTGGAGTCGTTTTGTGAATACCACTGGCCGACCTGGGAAGAACATTCCTGTAGACCTACACATGGAGCACCTAAATAAGATAGCTAAAGGCGCTATTCGATTTCAGGGCTCCAATCGATCAATAAAAGCGATTAAACGAATTGGCAGAGCAATTGGGACACTTTCTCCAATGCTTGACAACTTTGACTCTGTCAACCATGTTACTACTACATCCAGCAGACAAAGAAAGCCTAATTCACAGAAGGACATCCATGTGGTAGTCAATGAACTTGTAGAAAGTCAATCATTTGTTATAATACGCAAGGGAAGAAAGCATCGTAAATTTTCCCATCCAAAGGATGTTTTGAATGGCAAAGAGAAGAAAACAATCGTTGACTGGCTTATGAGTAAATTGCCTACCTCCTTTTGA
- the LOC135352112 gene encoding ATP-dependent DNA helicase RecQ-like, with protein MMERSEFIRECVIEASKELGYPVMKPEQVDIVLAFIEGRDVFAVLPTGFGKSLCYACLPVALDKILKKEVGHSIVVVVTPLLAIMKDQVATYLSKGLSSTYISGEITDSRIQSGVERGEYQLVFFTPEMIIINNRWRRVIQAEVYANRLKAFVIDEAHCVKKWGDTFRHVLKRIGEVRSLIPPAVRVMALTATATRSDRLAVSRAIGLRNPYVLTRYPTKPNLIYSVGSFKSVEETFRALADKLKVQSSKFPKTIIYGQSFGMCADIYIFLKYHLGSAFTIPEDAPDIPEFRLVDMFTSVTDSNHKSQILRLFKIDGNLRIVVATVAFGMGVDCPDVRQIVHVGLCDDISSYLQETGRAGRDGKTSMATLLKSRTYHPVDDEIKTYVSNMTLCRRDALFGNMDNYSSPISIVFKCMCCDICAHSCVCGYCKANLHSFLLFNN; from the exons ATGATGGAGAGATCAGAGTTTATTAGGGAGTGTGTCATTGAGGCTTCCAAAGAGTTGGGCTACCCTGTCATGAAGCCTGAACAAGTTGATATAGTTCTGGCTTTTATTGAAGGTCGAGATGTGTTTGCTGTTCTTCCAACCGGCTTTGGAAAGAGCTTGTGTTATGCCTGCTTGCCAGTAGCCCTTGACAAGATCTTGAAGAAGGAAGTAGGGCATTCAATTGTGGTGGTTGTGACTCCTCTTTTAGCCATCATGAAAGACCAG gtagcAACGTATTTGAGTAAAGGTCTCTCCAGTACCTACATCTCTGGTGAAATTACTGACAGCAGAATTCAGTCTGGAGTTGAGCGGGGAGAGTACCAGTTGGTGTTTTTCACACCtgagatgataattattaataataggTGGAGAAGAGTCATACAAGCGGAGGTGTATGCAAATAGGCTCAAAGCATTCGTGATTGATGAGGCTCATTGTGTTAAGAAATG GGGTGACACTTTCCGTCATGTACTGAAACGAATTGGTGAAGTACGCAGCCTAATTCCACCAGCTGTACGTGTGATGGCTCTGACAGCGACTGCCACTCGAAGTGACCGTTTAGCAGTGAGTCGTGCAATAGGGTTAAGGAACCCATACGTTCTCACAAGGTACCCAACTAAACCAAATCTGATCTATTCAGTGGGGTCATTTAAGAGTGTGGAAGAAACGTTCAGAGCATTGGCTGACAAACTCAAGGTACAAAGTTCTAAATTTCCAAAGACCATCATCTATGGACAGTCATTTGGAATGTGTGCAGACATATACATTTTTCTGAAGTATCATCTAGGATCAGCGTTTACCATTCCAGAAGATGCACCTGATATCCCAGAATTCCGTTTGGTTGACATGTTTACCAGTGTGACAGACTCCAATCACAAGTCGCAAATTTTACGTTTATTTAAAATTGATGGAAATCTGAGGATTGTTGTTGCAACTGTAGCCTTTGGGATGGGTGTTGATTGTCCCGATGTCAGGCAAATTGTTCATGTGGGGCTATGTGATGATATTAGTAGCTATTTGCAAGAGACTGGACGGGCTGGAAGGGATGGTAAAACATCAATGGCCACCCTGTTGAAGTCGAGAACATACCACCCTGTTGATGATGAAATTAAGACGTATGTGTCCAACATGACTCTGTGTAGACGAGATGCCCTTTTTGGAAATATGGATAACTACAGTAGTCCCATTAGTATTGTCTTTAAGTGCATGTGCTGTGATATATGTGCACATTCTTGTGTTTGTGGTTATTGTAAAGCAAATCTTCATTCATTTCTGTTATTCAACAACTAA
- the LOC135352086 gene encoding uncharacterized protein LOC135352086 → MATQATPDHSPEYLSIQENFEALVSTFKTQPAAYADSLFSNGYIPDEVLEYSRLNGVMDSDKSRKILDTIIHRIKLNPSVFHGFIAAIAGPSTDDVVKKLHDSYERHKTATSRVEQPQLSPPPHQQPPPEAPTSFSFPHLDTSSLNEDDRIELEDRLIRDTRKMIIRFTAFTLIIQRSFENQRIPLDQIKDSVLSLESFNDGIGVKVLDAEDRQEIKNAKNLAQVFMTLRAYISFFNYEIVEYLIELLGSPDDQTQLREYCSALDQFCQRNVFEVPAEAFSSKSRIKTAKVFVIKCTERIATLEYVKRLTPRIAEALGLQRAALQLCSIKQGCLELHFLVTVAVAKRIYPVSPTVQAALSAMGVKVLTCGSTDEVETFLLEQDLSKLKLKGVEEMSKDTRTSTTTFTQMKDTKDTRGSDTVEATKKESKDTEQVKKAHCEQIEHKDAELVRRDAIIQQQRQGPPPRELRPPLTLKWRRGKDMPIKMDGSVQSVVIGDTVYVGGGSADNDRDMCTVMKLEQDQWTKLPKYTAKWFAMTSLANQLVLVGGTDPRNNKCTNQLALLESGEWTHPYPPMNIARSSSTAVSFNNHIIAAGGHDDKGYTSSVEVLDVASRRWYIAQSLPNPRSELKSTLIGNTLYLMGGWDHTGITKTVHHVDLNELIAKALSNLDTPTPWQTLQEVSLVFLAPLSIERSLLAVGGRDDRRNPRSSIHLYQPDSRRWVKVGDLPTARYRCTCSVLPSGEVIVAGGQTDPNFGNCVQTVDFFCISD, encoded by the exons ATGGCCACTCAAGCAACCCCCGATCATTCTCCTGAGTATTTGTCCATCCAAGAGAACTTTGAAGCATTGGTGTCCACATTCAAAACTCAACCTGCTGCATACGCTGATAGCCTCTTCTCCAATGGCTACATACCAGATGAAGTTCTCGAGTACTCTAGACTGAATGGAGTTATGGACTCGGATAAATCTCGAAAGATTCTGGATACTATCATCCATCGAATTAAGCTCAATCCCAGTGTATTCCACGGCTTTATCGCTGCCATCGCTGGCCCTTCTACTGACGATGTTGTCAAGAAACTACATGATAGTTACGAGCGTCACAAGACTGCGACCAGCCGTGTTGAACAGCCGCAACTCtctccacccccacaccagCAACCTCCACCAGAGGCTCCGACGTCCTTCAGCTTCCCACACCTCGACACCTCTAGCCTTAATGAGGATGATAGAATTGAATTGGAGGATCGGCTCATACGTGATACAAGGAAAATGATTATTAGGTTCACTGCTTTTACTCTAATTATACAAAGATCATTTGAAAACCAACGGATCCCTTTGGATCAGATTAAAGATTCCGTTCTCAGCCTCGAATCTTTCAACGACGGGATTGGAGTTAAAGTCCTAGATGCAGAAGATAGGCAAGAGATCAAAAATGCCAAAAATTTGGCCCAAGTCTTCATGACTCTACGTGCTTACATCTCTTTTTTCAACTATGAGATAGTGGAGTACCTCATCGAGCTGCTGGGATCACCAGACGACCAAACACAACTGCGTGAGTATTGCTCTGCACTTGATCAGTTCTGCCAGCGAAATGTGTTTGAAGTTCCGGCCGAAGCTTTCTCTTCAAAATCTCGTATCAAAACGGCTAAAGTGTTTGTTATCAAGTGCACTGAGCGAATAGCCACACTGGAGTATGTGAAAAGGCTGACTCCGAGAATTGCTGAAGCACTTGGTCTACAAAGAGCAGCGCTACAACTCTGTTCAATCAAACAAGGCTGCTTGGAGCTCCACTTTCTCGTCACTGTAGCTGTTGCCAAGCGTATCTACCCAGTGTCCCCTACTGTACAGGCAGCTCTCAGTGCGATGGGGGTCAAAGTTCTCACCTGTGGAAGTACGGATGAGGTGGAGACATTTCTGCTGGAACA GGATCTGAGCAAACTCAAACTAAAAGGTGTTGAGGAGATGTCTAAAGACACAAGGACGAGCACGACAACCTTCACTCAAATGAAGGACACTAAAG ATACAAGAGGCTCGGacacagtggaggcaacaaagaaggagtcaaaggacactgAACAAGTCAAGAAG gctcACTGTGAGCAGAttgagcacaaagatgctgagctggtcaggagagacgccatcattcaacagcagagacag ggtccccctcccagagagttgagacctccactcactctgaaatggagaagaggaaaagacatgccaatcaagatggatggctcggtacagagtgttgttatcggtgacacggtgtatgttggtggaggtagtgcagacaatgatcgtgacatgtgtacagtgatgaagctcgagcaagatcaatggaccaaactaccaaagtacactgccaagtggtttgctatgacatcactcgctaatcaactagtgctggtgggaggaacTGATCCGAGAAACAACAAATGCACTAATCAACTAGCACTGTTggagtcaggggaatggactcacccgtacccaccaatgaacattgctcgttctTCCTCAAcggctgtctccttcaacaaccacatcattgcaGCTGGTGGGCATGATGATAAAGGatatacctcctctgtggaggtgttggacgtggcatcaagaagatggtacattgctcagtcactacctaacccacgatcagaactgaaatcgactctcataggaaacaccctctacctaatgggagggtgggaTCACACTGGGataaccaagacagtgcatcacgtcgacctcaatgaactcatcgcaaaggccctttccaacctggacacacccactccctggcagaccttacaggaagtatCACTCGTGTTCttagctcctctcagtattgagaggtcactattagccgttggtggacgaGACGACAGACGCAACCCAAgatcatcgatccacctctaccagcctgactccaggaggtgggtgaaagtgggagacctgcctactgcacgatatcgctgcacatgctcagtgcttcctagtggagaggtcattgtagccggaggacagacagACCCAAATTTTGGTAATTGTGTTCAAACAGTTGATTTCTTTTGTATAAGCGATTAA